In Microbacterium cremeum, a genomic segment contains:
- a CDS encoding MFS transporter: MPKPDPQAPEVTGTARAVPSHTAVIPLTHGARWRAFWVCVSVAAITILDMTKVNVALPSIGEVLGAGSTELQLVVSGFVLTFGLALVPSGRLGDQRSRRTLFIVGLSLYTATSILCALAPTAAVLLVGRLLQGVAAGIQMPQVLGMAQELFQGKERGRAFGLFGATIGVATAFGPTLGGLLIALGGPTDGWRLIFWMNVPLCLAAIALALWLLPDTRTRSRRPVQLDPVGLLLFAASVVSLMWPFLFTTGAPTDNPARWWLLVAFALFVSAFIAWERRYASRGRNPLVPLALFRIASYRNGTLLQTAYFTAMPAMFLVTTLFLQIGLGLPPVYAGMVSIGFALASAVTSWIGGTLVSRHGRSVVVWGLVAMLTSVGGLVLAALYTDPAWTPYVMAAIMTVGGAGGGLVIAPNQTLTLADIPVKQGGVAGSVGQLGQRVGAAVGTAVALSLFYAAIYRESGTHDDLVVYHDAYAFGMLSVGVFVGLAFIVSIVDLTARRRGRLSIDRSDAAGAPTP; this comes from the coding sequence ATGCCCAAGCCTGATCCACAAGCGCCGGAGGTGACCGGCACGGCGCGCGCGGTGCCTTCGCACACCGCTGTCATCCCGCTGACCCACGGCGCGCGGTGGCGCGCGTTCTGGGTGTGCGTGTCGGTCGCCGCGATCACGATCCTCGACATGACGAAGGTCAATGTCGCTCTGCCCTCGATCGGCGAGGTGCTGGGGGCCGGGTCGACCGAGCTGCAGCTGGTCGTCTCGGGCTTCGTCCTGACGTTCGGCCTCGCGCTGGTCCCGAGCGGCCGCCTCGGAGATCAGCGCTCGCGCCGCACGCTCTTCATCGTCGGGCTCTCGCTCTACACCGCGACGAGCATCCTGTGCGCGCTCGCCCCCACCGCCGCCGTGCTGCTGGTCGGGCGGCTGCTGCAGGGCGTGGCCGCCGGCATCCAGATGCCCCAGGTGCTCGGCATGGCGCAGGAGCTGTTCCAGGGCAAGGAGCGCGGCCGGGCCTTCGGCCTGTTCGGCGCCACGATCGGCGTCGCCACGGCGTTCGGCCCCACGCTGGGCGGACTGCTCATCGCACTGGGCGGTCCGACCGACGGGTGGCGTCTCATCTTCTGGATGAACGTGCCGCTGTGCCTCGCGGCGATCGCGCTGGCGCTGTGGCTCCTGCCCGACACGCGCACGCGTTCTCGCCGCCCCGTGCAGCTCGATCCGGTCGGTCTGCTGCTGTTCGCGGCCAGCGTCGTGTCGCTCATGTGGCCGTTCCTCTTCACGACCGGCGCGCCGACCGACAACCCGGCGCGCTGGTGGCTCTTGGTGGCGTTCGCACTGTTCGTGTCGGCATTCATCGCGTGGGAGCGGCGCTACGCCTCGCGCGGGCGCAATCCGCTCGTGCCGCTGGCATTGTTCCGCATCGCGTCGTACCGCAACGGCACGCTGCTGCAGACGGCATACTTCACGGCGATGCCCGCGATGTTCCTGGTCACGACCCTGTTCCTGCAGATCGGGCTCGGCCTGCCGCCGGTCTATGCCGGCATGGTCTCGATCGGCTTCGCGCTCGCGAGCGCTGTCACGTCGTGGATCGGGGGCACGCTGGTCAGCCGTCACGGCCGGTCGGTCGTGGTGTGGGGACTGGTCGCGATGCTGACGAGCGTCGGCGGTCTCGTGCTCGCCGCCTTGTACACCGACCCCGCGTGGACCCCGTACGTGATGGCCGCGATCATGACCGTCGGCGGGGCCGGCGGCGGCCTCGTGATCGCCCCGAACCAGACGCTGACGCTCGCCGACATCCCCGTCAAGCAGGGCGGCGTCGCCGGGTCGGTCGGTCAGCTCGGTCAGCGGGTGGGCGCCGCGGTCGGCACGGCCGTCGCGCTGTCGCTGTTCTACGCCGCGATCTACCGTGAGTCCGGCACGCACGACGATCTCGTCGTGTATCACGACGCCTACGCGTTCGGGATGCTGTCGGTCGGCGTCTTCGTGGGGCTCGCGTTCATCGTGTCGATCGTGGATCTCACCGCCCGCCGCCGGGGCCGCCTCAGCATCGACCGCAGCGACGCGGCCGGCGCGCCCACCCCCTGA
- a CDS encoding lipase maturation factor family protein: MDGFAAVDFEFARQVLQRGIAALFVVAFVSTLNQFRPLLGERGMLPAPELLEWARSSARTGRLLRPTLFRYVRYTDRRLVALCIAGIVIAAALVCGIPQLGPPWVPMLCFLALWLGYMSITSVGQTFYGFGWEMLLLEAGFLAAFLGSDDQPPATVVVVLFWWLVLRLEFGAGMIKIRGGREWRDLTALMYHHETQPMPGPLSRQAHLLPGWFHKIEVVGNHFAQLVVPWFLFAPLLGLWIPGPVPAVVGAVAAAIVIATQLWLVVTGNFAWLNWITVVLAFSAIGIPGLQPAHRPDSEPAGAPWIIDGMPLPWLVVTCAVGVLYVVLSWAPLQNLFARRQLMNASFNRWQLANAYGAFGTVTKVRIEIVVEGTMDADPDAATWHEYGFKGKPGDVHRMPRQYAPYHLRLDWLMWFLPLGRSLDEWFTAFLVKLLEADAATLRLLAHDPFHGERPRWVRAVSYRYRFTTRAEFRATRARWARDRRRPVLGPVALHR, encoded by the coding sequence GTGGACGGCTTCGCAGCGGTCGACTTCGAGTTCGCGCGGCAGGTGCTGCAGCGGGGCATAGCCGCGCTGTTCGTCGTGGCGTTCGTGTCGACCCTGAACCAGTTCCGCCCGCTCCTCGGGGAACGCGGCATGCTCCCGGCGCCCGAGCTGCTCGAGTGGGCCCGCTCGTCGGCCCGAACGGGCCGGCTCCTCCGTCCGACGCTGTTCCGGTACGTGCGGTACACCGACCGCCGCCTCGTCGCGCTGTGCATCGCGGGCATCGTGATCGCGGCGGCGCTGGTGTGCGGCATCCCGCAACTCGGTCCGCCGTGGGTGCCGATGCTGTGCTTTCTCGCGCTGTGGCTGGGATACATGTCGATCACGAGCGTCGGCCAGACCTTCTACGGCTTCGGGTGGGAGATGCTGCTCCTGGAGGCGGGTTTCCTCGCGGCGTTCCTCGGCTCGGACGACCAGCCGCCGGCGACGGTCGTCGTCGTCCTCTTCTGGTGGCTCGTGTTGCGCCTGGAGTTCGGTGCGGGCATGATCAAGATCCGCGGCGGACGGGAGTGGCGCGACCTCACCGCGCTCATGTACCACCACGAGACGCAGCCGATGCCCGGCCCGCTGAGCCGCCAGGCGCATCTGCTCCCCGGCTGGTTCCACAAGATCGAGGTGGTCGGCAACCACTTCGCGCAGCTGGTGGTGCCGTGGTTCCTATTCGCTCCGCTGCTCGGCCTGTGGATTCCCGGCCCGGTGCCGGCGGTCGTCGGCGCGGTGGCGGCGGCGATCGTGATCGCGACGCAGCTGTGGCTCGTGGTCACCGGCAACTTCGCGTGGCTCAACTGGATCACCGTCGTGCTGGCGTTCTCGGCGATCGGCATCCCCGGCCTGCAGCCGGCGCACCGACCGGACTCCGAGCCCGCCGGCGCACCGTGGATCATCGACGGGATGCCGCTCCCCTGGCTCGTCGTCACGTGCGCGGTGGGCGTGCTGTACGTGGTGCTCAGCTGGGCTCCGCTGCAGAACCTCTTCGCGCGACGCCAGCTCATGAACGCGAGCTTCAACCGCTGGCAGCTGGCGAACGCATACGGCGCGTTCGGCACGGTGACGAAGGTGCGTATCGAGATCGTCGTGGAAGGCACCATGGATGCGGATCCCGATGCCGCGACGTGGCACGAGTACGGATTCAAGGGCAAGCCCGGCGACGTGCACCGGATGCCGCGGCAATACGCGCCGTATCACCTGCGCCTCGACTGGCTGATGTGGTTCCTGCCGCTCGGCCGGTCGCTCGACGAGTGGTTCACGGCGTTCCTGGTGAAGCTGCTGGAAGCGGATGCCGCGACCCTGCGCCTGCTCGCCCACGACCCGTTCCATGGCGAGCGGCCGCGGTGGGTGCGCGCGGTGTCGTACCGCTATCGGTTCACGACGCGCGCCGAGTTCCGCGCGACCCGGGCACGATGGGCCCGCGACCGCCGCCGGCCGGTGCTGGGTCCGGTCGCGCTGCACCGCTGA
- a CDS encoding NAD(+) synthase, which translates to MSLPFESAYRHGFARVAACTIPVSVADPAANADAVLETAQNCDAEAVAVAVFPELCLTGYAIDDLVMQDPVIDAVVAAVERLVEASVDLFPMLVVGAPLRHRNRLYNCAVVIHRGELLGVVPKSYLPTYREFYERRWYAPGDDQAGEYIRVGELEAPFGPDLVFEALDVPGLVVHAEVCEDVWVPIPPSSRAALAGATVLLNLSGSPITIARAEDRKDLCQSQSLRCLAAYAYAAAGTGESTNDVSWDGQTMIYEGGNLLAETERFPDGPRRSVADVDLDRLRQDRLRQGTFDDNRRTEAIHGATELGPGAFRTVHFELDPPSADVGLRRALDRFPFVPDDPQRLAQDCYEAFNIQVSGLVQRMRAIGDPKPVIGLSGGLDSTHALLVVARAMDRMGRPRRDILAYTMPGFATSEHTKSNAIALAESVGASIETIDIRPAATEMLERLGHPFADGEPVHDVTFENVQAGLRTDYLFRLANHNGGMVIGTSDLSELALGWATYGVGDHMSHYAVNAGVPKTLIQHVIRWVIAHREGVDDAEAEVLQSVLDTEISPELVPAGQDGRIQSTEDRIGPYALHDFALFHILRYGFRPSKIAYLASHAWGDKDAGAWPPGFPDDDRYAYDLPTVAKWLQVFLQRYFAFAQFKRSAIPNGPKVSPAGSLSPRGDWRAPSDGNARAWIAELKAALPELVEE; encoded by the coding sequence ATGAGCCTGCCGTTCGAGAGCGCGTACCGCCACGGGTTCGCCCGCGTCGCGGCCTGCACGATCCCGGTCTCGGTCGCAGACCCCGCCGCCAACGCCGACGCGGTGCTCGAGACCGCACAGAACTGCGACGCCGAGGCGGTCGCCGTCGCCGTGTTCCCCGAGCTCTGCCTCACCGGTTACGCGATCGACGACCTCGTGATGCAGGACCCCGTGATCGACGCCGTCGTGGCCGCCGTCGAACGGCTGGTCGAGGCATCCGTCGATCTCTTCCCGATGCTCGTGGTCGGTGCGCCGCTGCGCCACCGCAATCGCCTCTACAACTGCGCCGTCGTCATCCACCGCGGCGAACTGCTCGGCGTCGTGCCCAAGTCGTACCTGCCGACGTACCGCGAGTTCTACGAGCGCCGCTGGTATGCGCCCGGCGACGACCAGGCCGGGGAGTACATCCGCGTCGGCGAGCTCGAAGCGCCCTTCGGTCCCGACCTCGTATTCGAGGCGCTCGACGTCCCCGGTCTCGTGGTGCACGCCGAGGTCTGCGAGGACGTGTGGGTGCCCATCCCGCCGTCGTCGCGCGCGGCGCTCGCGGGTGCCACGGTGCTGCTCAACCTCAGCGGCAGCCCCATCACGATCGCGCGCGCCGAGGACCGCAAGGATCTCTGCCAGTCGCAGTCGCTGCGATGCCTCGCGGCGTACGCGTACGCCGCGGCGGGCACGGGCGAGTCCACGAACGACGTGTCGTGGGACGGCCAGACGATGATCTACGAGGGCGGCAACCTGCTCGCCGAGACCGAGCGCTTCCCCGACGGCCCGCGCCGTTCGGTGGCCGATGTCGACCTCGACCGCCTGCGCCAGGACCGCCTGCGTCAGGGGACGTTCGACGACAACCGGCGCACCGAGGCGATCCACGGCGCCACCGAGCTCGGCCCGGGCGCGTTCCGCACGGTGCACTTCGAGCTCGACCCGCCGTCGGCCGACGTGGGCCTGCGCCGCGCGCTCGACCGGTTCCCGTTCGTACCCGACGACCCGCAGCGCCTCGCACAGGACTGCTACGAGGCCTTCAACATCCAGGTGTCGGGGCTCGTGCAGCGCATGCGCGCGATCGGCGATCCGAAGCCGGTCATCGGCCTGAGCGGCGGGCTCGACTCGACGCATGCGCTGCTCGTGGTCGCGCGCGCCATGGACCGTATGGGCCGCCCGCGTCGCGACATCCTCGCGTACACGATGCCCGGCTTCGCCACCAGCGAGCACACCAAGTCCAACGCGATCGCCCTCGCCGAGTCGGTCGGCGCGTCGATCGAGACGATCGACATCCGCCCGGCGGCGACCGAGATGCTCGAGCGTCTCGGCCACCCGTTCGCCGACGGCGAGCCGGTGCACGATGTCACGTTCGAGAACGTGCAGGCCGGTCTGCGCACCGACTACCTCTTCCGCCTCGCCAATCACAACGGCGGCATGGTGATCGGCACGTCCGATCTGTCGGAGCTCGCTCTCGGCTGGGCGACCTACGGGGTCGGCGACCACATGAGCCACTACGCCGTCAACGCCGGCGTGCCCAAGACGCTCATCCAGCACGTCATCCGCTGGGTGATCGCGCACCGCGAGGGCGTCGACGACGCCGAGGCCGAGGTGCTGCAGTCGGTGCTCGACACCGAGATCTCGCCCGAGCTGGTGCCGGCGGGGCAGGACGGCAGGATCCAGTCCACCGAGGACCGCATCGGACCGTACGCCCTGCACGACTTCGCGCTGTTCCACATCCTGCGCTACGGGTTCCGGCCCTCGAAGATCGCGTACCTCGCTTCGCACGCGTGGGGGGACAAGGATGCCGGGGCCTGGCCTCCCGGATTCCCCGACGACGACCGCTACGCGTACGACCTACCGACCGTCGCGAAGTGGCTGCAGGTGTTCCTGCAGCGCTACTTCGCGTTCGCCCAGTTCAAGCGCTCCGCGATCCCGAACGGGCCGAAGGTGTCTCCCGCGGGCTCACTGTCGCCGCGCGGCGACTGGCGCGCGCCGTCGGACGGCAACGCCCGCGCGTGGATCGCCGAACTCAAGGCCGCCCTCCCCGAGCTCGTCGAGGAGTGA
- a CDS encoding AAA domain-containing protein translates to MRYIEDEGRIVWSASDLKAAAECEFAWLRAIDARLGRVAAVEEPEDLTLERAGRLGTVHERRVLADYVERFGDRVVQIPEVRSSDAAALADAVAMTNAALASDAEVVYQAAFSTPDFVGFADFLVRDAPTGSGDPGARPWVVQDTKLARRARVTALMQLAAYVDQLDRLHVPRADRVELLLGDGSVSVHEVADLLPVFGLRRERLAALIADRRLDLGAAGEPIAWGDPRGELGVMACGRCATCDAEVVASRDLLLVAGMRPVQRERLRAAGIKTIEQLAEAGLPRPGGLDAAAGGPVGGTTAPAGMNPDVFASLRTQARLQLESPAGTPPLFPPKPSPSAAPELALARSHAETAVVAGGLAPGPAPASAVLETPVAEAPPVPVFEVVAPTALGALPRPDHGDLFFDFEGDPLHTEPPAPGEPTQWGIDYLFGWVDSQERYTALWAHSFADEKRALETFLDIVSLRRQQFPGMHIYHYAPYEPTHLLAMAARHGVRETDVDRLLRDGVFVDLYPIVRRALRVGSRSYSIKKLEPLYMGDEVRTSDVQKGDDSIVRYVEARAIRDDGDAAGAQLILDDLADYNRYDCVSTRRLRDWLVDRAREADLRPSPNPEPDEQAYEPSARATVLDSLALQHPEDSIAARALRLGAAAIDYYPREGKSFWATHFLRLREPVSLWEETRDVMVTDPARSRVREDWHFAESGRGGERRIVELRGELAPGTRLSEGTTPFALYELPAPYSFEASPRWIHSYRSVTVLEVLDDGAVIEETAVDGETWSRLPLALTPPAPPRAGNQQAAIDAWADAVIDAAPQLPADPATDILCRRTPRMLRRGDDHGQAPQPGAGQLPPGDGGDLVDAIARAVRDLDRSYLAVQGPPGTGKTYVGSHVIAKLVREHGYKVGVVAQGHATVEHLLERVIASGVPAAQVGKAPKDPAAPHSFTVLPKNGVAAFTAEHEASGYVLGGTAWDFSHEGRVPRGSLDLLVVDEAGQFSLASTIAVSLAAPRLLLLGDPQQLPQVSQGTHPAPVDTSALGWVMDGADVIPPELGYFLAQTRRMRPEVAAPVSMLSYRGELEAHACTRLRRIDGIRPGLVPVPLRHHGNATQSLEEAAEVARLVTDLIGREWTEPAPTPPDAGGASERVAPPEAAADDSAAILSSRPLEQRDLIVVTPYNAQQVAVEAALAAAGFPDVPVGTVDKFQGKEAAVAIVSLAASSGRDAPRGLEFLLLRNRLNVAISRAMHTAYVVYSPGLLDDLPHTPEGVARLSGFARLVGR, encoded by the coding sequence ATGCGATACATCGAGGACGAAGGCCGGATCGTCTGGAGCGCGAGCGACCTCAAGGCCGCCGCGGAATGCGAGTTCGCATGGCTGCGTGCGATCGATGCGCGCCTCGGACGCGTCGCCGCGGTCGAGGAACCTGAAGACCTCACGCTCGAGCGCGCCGGCCGGCTCGGCACCGTGCACGAGCGACGCGTGCTCGCCGACTACGTCGAGCGGTTCGGCGACCGCGTGGTGCAGATCCCCGAGGTGCGGTCGTCGGATGCCGCGGCCCTCGCCGATGCGGTGGCGATGACGAACGCCGCCCTCGCGTCGGACGCCGAGGTCGTCTACCAGGCCGCCTTCTCGACCCCCGACTTCGTGGGATTCGCCGACTTCCTCGTGCGCGACGCTCCGACCGGCTCGGGCGACCCGGGTGCCCGGCCGTGGGTCGTGCAAGACACCAAGCTCGCGCGGCGCGCCCGCGTGACCGCGCTCATGCAGCTGGCGGCGTACGTCGATCAGCTCGACCGGCTGCACGTGCCGCGCGCGGACCGGGTCGAACTGCTCCTGGGCGACGGCAGCGTCAGCGTGCACGAAGTCGCCGACCTGCTGCCGGTGTTCGGGTTGCGCCGGGAGCGGCTCGCCGCGCTCATCGCCGACCGCCGCCTCGACCTGGGTGCCGCGGGCGAGCCCATCGCGTGGGGCGATCCCCGGGGCGAGCTCGGCGTCATGGCGTGCGGGCGCTGCGCGACGTGCGACGCCGAGGTCGTGGCATCCCGCGATCTGCTGCTCGTCGCAGGCATGCGCCCGGTGCAGCGCGAGAGGCTGCGCGCCGCCGGCATCAAGACGATCGAGCAGCTCGCCGAGGCGGGGCTCCCGCGGCCGGGAGGGCTGGATGCGGCGGCGGGCGGACCTGTCGGGGGGACCACGGCTCCGGCCGGGATGAATCCCGACGTGTTCGCGTCGCTGCGCACGCAGGCGCGGCTGCAGCTCGAGAGCCCGGCGGGCACCCCGCCGCTCTTCCCGCCGAAGCCGTCGCCGAGCGCGGCCCCCGAGCTCGCCCTCGCGCGGAGCCACGCCGAGACCGCGGTCGTGGCCGGCGGCCTGGCCCCGGGCCCGGCCCCGGCGTCCGCGGTGCTCGAGACGCCGGTCGCCGAGGCGCCGCCGGTGCCCGTGTTCGAGGTCGTGGCGCCCACGGCCCTGGGCGCGCTGCCCCGGCCCGACCATGGCGACCTGTTCTTCGACTTCGAGGGCGATCCGCTGCACACCGAGCCGCCGGCGCCGGGCGAGCCCACCCAGTGGGGCATCGACTACCTGTTCGGCTGGGTCGACAGTCAGGAGCGGTACACCGCGCTGTGGGCGCACTCCTTCGCCGACGAGAAGCGCGCGCTCGAGACCTTCCTCGACATCGTGAGCCTGCGCCGTCAGCAGTTCCCCGGCATGCACATCTACCACTACGCGCCGTACGAGCCGACCCACCTGCTCGCGATGGCCGCGCGCCACGGCGTGCGCGAGACCGACGTCGACCGCCTGTTGCGCGACGGCGTGTTCGTCGACCTCTACCCGATCGTCCGGCGGGCCCTGCGCGTCGGATCGCGGTCCTACTCGATCAAGAAGCTCGAGCCGCTCTACATGGGCGACGAGGTGCGCACCAGCGACGTGCAGAAGGGCGACGACTCGATCGTCCGCTACGTCGAGGCCCGCGCGATCCGCGACGACGGCGACGCCGCGGGCGCCCAGCTGATCCTCGACGACCTGGCCGACTACAACCGTTACGACTGCGTCTCGACGCGCCGGCTGCGCGACTGGCTGGTCGACCGCGCGCGCGAGGCGGATCTGCGCCCTTCGCCCAACCCCGAGCCCGACGAGCAGGCGTACGAGCCGTCGGCCCGCGCGACCGTCCTCGACTCGCTCGCGCTCCAGCACCCGGAGGACTCGATCGCGGCGCGTGCGCTGCGTCTGGGCGCTGCGGCGATCGACTACTACCCGCGCGAGGGCAAGTCGTTCTGGGCGACGCATTTCCTGCGGCTGCGCGAACCCGTGTCGCTGTGGGAAGAGACCCGTGACGTCATGGTGACCGATCCCGCGCGCAGCCGCGTCCGCGAGGACTGGCACTTCGCCGAAAGCGGCCGCGGGGGCGAGCGACGCATCGTCGAGCTGCGGGGTGAGCTCGCACCCGGCACCCGGCTGAGCGAGGGCACCACCCCGTTCGCCCTCTACGAGCTGCCTGCCCCGTATTCGTTCGAGGCGTCGCCGCGCTGGATCCACTCCTACCGCTCGGTCACGGTGCTCGAAGTGCTCGACGACGGCGCGGTGATCGAAGAGACCGCCGTGGACGGAGAGACGTGGTCGCGGCTCCCGCTCGCCCTCACGCCGCCGGCCCCGCCGCGCGCCGGCAACCAGCAGGCTGCCATCGACGCGTGGGCCGACGCCGTGATCGACGCCGCGCCGCAGCTGCCGGCCGACCCCGCGACCGACATCCTCTGCCGGCGTACGCCGCGGATGCTCCGCCGGGGCGACGACCACGGTCAGGCGCCGCAGCCCGGCGCCGGACAGCTGCCCCCCGGCGATGGCGGCGACCTCGTCGACGCCATCGCACGCGCGGTCCGCGACCTCGATCGCAGCTACCTCGCCGTGCAGGGGCCTCCCGGCACCGGCAAGACCTACGTCGGGTCCCACGTCATCGCGAAGCTCGTGCGCGAGCACGGCTACAAGGTCGGGGTCGTGGCGCAGGGCCACGCCACCGTGGAGCATCTGCTGGAGAGGGTGATCGCGTCCGGCGTTCCGGCCGCTCAGGTCGGCAAGGCGCCGAAGGATCCCGCGGCACCGCACTCCTTCACGGTTCTCCCCAAGAACGGCGTCGCCGCGTTCACCGCCGAGCACGAGGCGTCCGGATACGTCCTGGGCGGCACGGCGTGGGACTTCAGCCACGAGGGTCGTGTCCCGCGGGGCAGCCTCGACCTGCTCGTCGTCGACGAGGCCGGGCAGTTCTCGCTGGCGTCGACGATCGCCGTCTCGCTCGCGGCGCCGAGGCTCCTGCTGCTCGGCGATCCGCAGCAGCTGCCGCAGGTGAGCCAGGGGACGCACCCGGCGCCCGTCGACACCTCCGCGCTGGGGTGGGTCATGGACGGCGCCGACGTCATCCCGCCCGAGCTCGGCTACTTCCTGGCTCAGACGCGCCGCATGCGGCCCGAAGTCGCCGCGCCGGTGTCGATGCTGTCGTACCGGGGCGAGCTCGAGGCGCACGCGTGCACGCGGCTGCGCCGGATCGACGGCATCCGCCCCGGTCTCGTGCCCGTCCCGCTGCGGCACCACGGCAACGCGACGCAGTCGCTCGAAGAGGCCGCCGAGGTGGCGCGGCTGGTCACCGACCTCATCGGCCGCGAGTGGACGGAACCTGCGCCCACGCCGCCCGACGCCGGCGGCGCCTCGGAACGTGTGGCCCCGCCAGAGGCGGCGGCCGACGACTCTGCCGCGATCCTGTCGTCGCGGCCGCTGGAGCAGCGCGACCTCATCGTCGTGACCCCGTACAACGCGCAGCAGGTGGCCGTGGAGGCGGCGCTCGCGGCCGCCGGCTTCCCGGACGTTCCCGTCGGCACGGTCGACAAGTTCCAGGGCAAGGAGGCCGCCGTCGCGATCGTCTCGCTGGCCGCGTCGAGCGGACGCGACGCGCCGCGGGGCCTGGAGTTCCTGCTGCTGCGCAATCGGCTCAACGTCGCGATTTCGCGCGCCATGCACACGGCGTACGTCGTGTACTCGCCGGGGCTGCTCGACGACCTGCCGCACACGCCCGAAGGGGTCGCACGGCTGAGCGGCTTCGCACGTCTCGTGGGCCGCTGA
- a CDS encoding DUF3467 domain-containing protein, with protein sequence MTDEAPRQFEIDLPPELIGGAYADFANVWHTPTVFVMDFLTLAQPPREQVDAETGERHTVVPARVVSRIRIPPEQVFELAKALTQQLEFWEQETGRRNPQGPPLVD encoded by the coding sequence ATGACCGACGAGGCCCCGCGCCAGTTCGAGATCGACCTTCCTCCGGAGCTCATCGGGGGCGCCTACGCCGACTTCGCGAACGTGTGGCACACGCCCACCGTCTTCGTCATGGACTTCCTCACCCTCGCGCAGCCGCCGCGCGAGCAGGTCGACGCCGAGACCGGAGAACGTCACACGGTGGTGCCGGCACGCGTGGTGAGCCGCATCCGCATCCCTCCCGAGCAGGTGTTCGAGCTGGCCAAGGCGCTGACGCAGCAGCTCGAGTTCTGGGAGCAAGAGACGGGCCGGCGCAATCCGCAGGGCCCGCCGCTGGTCGACTGA
- the upp gene encoding uracil phosphoribosyltransferase yields the protein MRLHVADHPLITHKLTVLRDQRTSSPVFRQLTEELVTLLAYEATRNVRVTPVEIQTPVTTTTGVKIGEPRPIVVPILRAGLGMLEGMVKLIPTAEVGFLGMVRNEETLEPSTYAERLPDDLSDRQCFVLDPMLATGGSLGAAIEFLFRRGAQDVTAICLLAAPEGVAAIEKQVDGRDVTLVLGALDERLNEKGYIVPGLGDAGDRLYGTV from the coding sequence ATGCGCCTGCACGTCGCCGATCACCCCCTCATCACCCACAAGCTCACGGTGCTGCGCGACCAGCGCACGTCGTCGCCGGTCTTCCGGCAGCTGACCGAAGAGCTCGTGACTCTCCTCGCCTACGAGGCCACCCGCAACGTGCGGGTCACGCCGGTCGAGATCCAGACGCCGGTGACCACGACCACCGGCGTCAAGATCGGCGAGCCGCGACCGATCGTCGTGCCCATCCTGCGCGCCGGGCTCGGCATGCTCGAGGGCATGGTCAAGCTCATCCCGACCGCCGAGGTGGGCTTCCTCGGCATGGTGCGCAACGAAGAGACGCTCGAGCCGTCGACGTACGCCGAGCGCCTCCCCGACGACCTCAGCGATCGGCAGTGCTTCGTGCTCGACCCGATGCTCGCGACCGGCGGGTCGCTCGGCGCCGCGATCGAGTTCCTGTTCCGCCGCGGCGCGCAGGACGTCACGGCGATCTGCCTGCTCGCCGCGCCCGAGGGCGTCGCGGCGATCGAGAAGCAGGTCGACGGCCGCGACGTCACGCTCGTGCTCGGCGCGCTCGACGAGCGCCTCAACGAGAAGGGCTACATCGTGCCCGGTCTCGGCGACGCCGGCGACCGCCTCTACGGCACCGTCTGA
- the tadA gene encoding tRNA adenosine(34) deaminase TadA — MERALALAVAAGAAGDVPVGAVVTDASGTVIGEGRNLREVTHDPTAHAEVVALREAATAIGSWNLEGCTLVVTLEPCVMCAGAVLQSRIGRLVFGAWDEKAGAAGSVYDVVRDRRLPYRAEVVAGVHEAEASALLRDFFDARR; from the coding sequence ATGGAACGCGCGCTCGCGCTCGCCGTCGCGGCGGGGGCGGCCGGCGACGTGCCGGTCGGCGCGGTGGTGACGGATGCCTCGGGCACGGTGATCGGCGAAGGCCGCAACCTGCGCGAGGTCACGCACGACCCGACCGCCCACGCCGAGGTCGTCGCGCTGCGGGAGGCCGCGACGGCGATCGGCTCGTGGAACCTCGAGGGCTGCACGCTCGTGGTGACCCTGGAGCCGTGCGTCATGTGCGCGGGTGCGGTGCTGCAGTCGCGCATCGGTCGGCTCGTGTTCGGCGCGTGGGACGAGAAGGCCGGCGCCGCGGGGTCGGTGTACGACGTCGTGCGCGACCGGCGCCTGCCCTATCGCGCCGAGGTCGTCGCGGGCGTGCACGAGGCCGAGGCATCCGCCCTTCTGCGGGACTTCTTCGACGCACGCCGCTGA